CGACCCCGACCTCGACGTCCGCGACGCCCTGCACCGGCTGGCCGCCGGAGCCGGCCGGCCGCGCGGGGAGGACACCGCCGCGGCCGCGGTCGCGCTGTCCCGGCGGCAGCGACGCACCCGACTGGCCCTGGCGGGCGGCGCCGTCGCCGTCGCCCTGCTCGCCGGCGCCGTGCCGGCGCTGCTGCCCGACGCCGGGCCCGCGGCGGGCGGGGCCGCGACCGGGGGGACCGGGCAGGCGGAGGACGCCGGTCCGGGCCTGTACGACCTCCCGGTCCGCGGCTCGCTGGCCGGCGACGACGACTTCGTCGCCGGGGCGGCTGCGCTCGAGTGGTCGGCGCCGCTGGGCATCGAGGGCGCGGTGCTCAGCCCGCCGGCGCCGACCCGCCGGGTGCTGTTCGCCGGCGACCTGCCCGGCGGACGGCGGTGGGCGCTGGTCATGGGCGAGGACCGGCGCCAGCTCGTGTACGCCTGGTTCGGCGGCCCGGCCGGCGCCGCGCCGGACGAGCTCGCGCTGCTGGCGCCTCCGCAGCGGGGCGGGCAGGACCAGCCGATGGCCCTGCTCGACACCGCCGGTCCCGCCCCGGTGCTGGTGGTCGTCAGCCGGCCCGCCGACACCGCGCGGTACTCACCGGGCTCGGTGCCCGTCGACGGCGGGGGCGTCGGGCGGGCGTGGACCGACCTGACCGAGGCCGACGGCGTCCTCGTCGCCGAGGTGCCCGCGCCGGTGTACCTCGGGGTGGAGGCGGTCGACGTCCGCCGGGACGGCGCGACGCGGACCACGGTGCGGCCCGTGCCGCTGACGGACGCCTCGGCGCCTCCGCCGGTGGACCCCCGCGCCACCGTGGCCGACGCCCTCGCCACCACCGACCCGGAGGTGCGCGAGCGCCTGGCCGCCTGCCTCCTGCCGCAGGGCTTCGTCCTCACCGTCCGCGCCGACGGCGGGTACGAGTACGGCTACCCGGTGGTCGAGGGCGGGGCCGGCGACGAGGAGGTGGCGGTCGCGCACGCCGCCTACGACGCCGTGCTCGCCGCCTGCGCCGAGCAGGTGACCGGCGGGCCGGCGGTCCCGGACTGAGCGCGCGGCCCTACGCGGGCCGGGCCGCCGCCCGCACCGCGTCCCGGCTGACGTACCAGCGGCGCCACAGCAGCGCGGCGGTGACCAGGGTCAGCACGGTGCCGCCGTCGTACATCAGCCGCGCGCCGGCCTCCGCGCCGACCGTGCCGGCCGGCGGGTGCGCGTAGAGCACCTTCGCCAGGACGTCGTGCGCCGCGGCGCCGCCGGCCAGCGCGACGGCGCGCACCGCCACCGGGCGGCGGTGCGGCGCGGGGTCGACGGCCAGCACGGAGGCGGTGGCGAGGTACCCGCTGACCAGCAGGTGCGCCCAGACCAGGGTGGTCAGCGCGGGACGGCCGGCCAGGGCGGTGTGCAGGCCGGTGCCGTAGAGCAGCCACAGCCCGGCGGCGTTGAGCGGGACGGCGACCAGCGGGTCGGTCAGCCACCGCGCGGGTGGCGTGCGCAGCAGCCGGGCCAGCCGGCGGGCGCCTCGCGGGGGGAGCGCGCGCAGCGCCAGGGTGACCGGGGCGGCGAGCACCAGCAGCAGTGGCGCGACCATGCCCAGCAGCAGGTGCCCGGCCATGTGCGCGTGCAGGTCGTGGTGGGCGCGCGCCGGGCCCGCCACGGCGACCCCCGCGGCGGCCAGGCCGAGCAGCCACGCCGCGGTGCGGGCCAGCGGCCAGGGGCTGCGGCAGCGCCAGGTGGCCGCGACGTGGCCGGCGCCCGCGGCCAGCAGGACGCCGAGCGCGGCCGCCGTCACGTCACGGCGACCGGCCGGGCCCGGGCGCGCAGGAGCAGCGCGACCCCGGCGGCCAGCAGCAGCACGCCGGGCACGATCCAGCCGACGTCGTAGCCGGTGAGGTCGACGCCGTAGCGGACCTGGTGCAGCCGCAGCAGCTTGTGGTGCACGAGGCCGTCCCACACCTGGAAGGCGCCCGCTCCCGTCAGCACGGCGCCCCACCACAGCGCGGGGACGAACCGGCCGCGGCGCCGCGCGTCGGCCAGCAGGGCCATGCCCGCCACGGCCGCGGAGAAGGTGCCGGCGTGCAGCAGGCCGTCGGAGACCAGCCCGGCCGCGCCGCTGGCCCGGTCGTAGAAGTGGTGCCAGTGCAGCAGCTGGTGGAAGACGATCTCGTCGACCGCCCCCGCCGTGCCCAGGCCCAGCAGCAGGCCGGAGACCAGCAGCCGCCGCCGGGCCGGGGGGCGCGCGTGTGCGTCGGCCACCGGGGGTCCTCCCGTCGTCGCTTCCCCGGTCGCTGCCCGGACCGGACCGCCGGGAAACGGCCGGGGACGCCGGGCGAGGGGTCAGCGGCGGCCGGCGGCGACGAAGGCCAGCGCCTCGCGGGCCAGGGGCAGGTCGGCCGCGGCGTCGTCCCCGAGAGTGACCCACTCGCGCATCGGCTGCCCCCGGCCGTTGGCGAAGGCGCTGCCCGCGCCGTCGGCGACCAGGGCGGCGACCCGGTCCCGGGGCAGCTTGACCACCAGCGCGCCGTCGACCGCCATCGCGAAGATCGCGCCGTCGACCTCCAGGGCCGCGGAGCCGAACCGTCGTCCACCGGGCTGCGGCGGCGTCACGCCCGGCTCGCCGGCGAGGGCGTCGACCAGGGCGGCGAGGCGGTCGTCGGCGGTCATGGGGGGAGTGCAGCGCGCGGAGCCCGCCGTCCGCAAGACCCCCGCTCGACTCGCCGGCGCCCCGTGACCCCGCCCCTGGGGCGGGCCGCAGGCCCGGGGCGTGGGCGGACACCTGGCGCGGTCGGGCGGCCCGGCCGAGGTCCACCTGACCGACCGGGACGCCGGCGACCCCGACGCCCCGCACGTCGCGCTCGCCTGACCGGTGCGGACCCCCTAGCGGTCGGCCGCGAGGCGCACCCCGAAGGCCAGCAGGGCGCAGCCGGTGAACGCGTCGAGGGCGCGGCGCACCGGGCGGCGGGCGAGCACCCGGCGCGCCCGGTGCAGGACGGCGACGAGGAGGAGCAGGTACACGAGCCCGACCACCGCGTGCGTGGAGGCGTACGCCAGGAGCACGGGGACGGCGGTGCCCGGCCCGAGGAACTGCGGCAGCACGGCGAGGTAGAACGCCAGCACCTTCGGGTTGGTGATGTTGGACAGGAAGCCCTGGCGCAGGCCGGTCCGCGCACGCGGTCCCGACACCGTCCCGCCGCCGTCCAGGGCGGGGTACTGCCCGCGCGCCGCCGACCGGAACGCCTGCACCGCCAGGTGCGCCAGGTAGCCGACGCCCAGCCAGCGGACGGCCGCGAACAGCGGCTCGACGCGGACGACCACCGCCGCGAGCCCGGTGGCGGCCGCCGTGCCCTGCACGACGTTCGACACGGTGATGCCGACGGCGCTCCACGCACCGCGGCCGCGGCCGCCGGCCAGGGTGTTGCGGACGACCACCGCGAAGTCCGGTCCGGGGACGAGCACCAGCACGACGGCGAGGACGACGAAGGTCCCGTACCCCGCCCCGTCCACGCCGGTCACGCTAGCGCGGGCCGTCCCGGTGGCGGCGGGACCCCGACCGCGGTGCCGGGGTGGCCGCCGGGCCGCACGCCGCGGCCGTCAGGATGGCCGGGTGAGCGAGCGGGACGGAGGCGGCCGGTGAGCCGTCGCGGATGGGTGCTGTTCCTGGCGATGTCGGTGCTCTGGGGTGTGCCCTACCTGCTCATCAAGGTCGCCGTCGAGGAGACCTCGCCGGTGGTCGTCGTCTTCACCCGCTGCGTCGTCGGGGCGGCGCTGCTGCTGCCGTGGACGCTCGCCCGCGGCCAGGTGCGCCCGGCGCTGCGGCACTGGCGGGCGCTGCTGCTGTTCACCGTGCTGGAGATGACCGGGCCGTGGATGCTGCTCTCCTACGCCGAGGACACGCTGTCCAGCTCGCTCACCGGGCTGCTCGTGGCCTCCGTCCCCTTCGTCGCCGCGCTGGCCGCCCGGCTGGTGGGGGACGAGGAGCGGCTGACGCCGGTGCGGCTGGCCGGCATGGGGCTGGGTGTGGCCGGCATCGTGGCGCTGCTCGGGTTCGACGTCGAGGGCGTCGCGCTGCTCCCGGTGCTGGCGGTCGTGCTCGTCGTCGTCGGCTACGGCACCGCGCCGCTGGTGGCCAGCCGTGCGCTGGGCGAGGTCCCCGGCGTGGCGGTCAGCGCGATCGCGCTGGTGGTCACCGCGGTGGTGTACGCCCCGTTCGCGCTGCCGCGGATCGGCCAGGTGACGGCGGCCCCGGTGCGGGCGCAGGCCTCGCTGGCCGCCCTCGGCGTCGTCTGCACCGCCCTGGCGCTGGTGCTGTTCTTCGCGCTCATCCGCGAGGTCGGCCCCCAGCGGGCGCTGGTCATCACCTTCGTCAACCCCGCCGTCGCGGTGCTCGCGGGCGTGCTGCTGCTCGACGAGCCGTTCACCCTGGGCCTGGCCGTGGGCCTGCCGCTGGTGCTGCTCGGCTGCGTGCTGGCGACGCGGCGCAACGCCCCGGCGGCCGTGGACACCGCCGTCCCCTGACCCGCCTCCCGGGCGGGCCGGGAGCGTTCCGGGACGGGACCGGACTCAACATCGCGCCCCGCCGTCCGACACCTCTCGCGGCACCCCGCCCGACCGGTGCCGAGCGGAGGCGACGGTGGCCCGGCACCAGGACGACCGAACCGGCGGACGGCGACGGCGGCGTCCGTGGGCTGCCCGCCTGCTGGCCGCGGTGGTGCTCGGTGTCGTCGCGCTGACCGGCTCCGGTCCCGTCGCGCCGGACCCGGACCTCGCGCCGGCGAGCTTCGCCGACCCCGTGCCGCCGACCGACGTGGTCGCCGCCCCGGCCGATCGCGCGTTGCAGGTCTCGTGGACCGCGTCGACCGAGGGCTTCGTCTCCGGCTACGACGTCTTCGTCGACGGGGTCGTGAGGGCCAGTCCCACGGGGACCAGCGCGGTCGTCACCGGCCTGGTCAACGGGCAGCCGTACCAGGTCACCGTCCGGACCAAGACGTCGTTCCTCGGGTCCTCGGGCGTCGGCACCACCCGCAGCACGCCGGCGACGGGCACCCCGCGCGACTCCGTCGCCCCCGCCGCGCCCACCGGGGTCGTCGCGACCGCCGGCGACCTGCGGGTGACGGTGACGTGGACCCCGAACGCGGCCGACTACGACGCCGACGGCCACCGCGTGCTGCGCGACGGCGTCCCGGTGACGGGC
This region of Geodermatophilus bullaregiensis genomic DNA includes:
- a CDS encoding cytochrome c oxidase assembly protein → MTAAALGVLLAAGAGHVAATWRCRSPWPLARTAAWLLGLAAAGVAVAGPARAHHDLHAHMAGHLLLGMVAPLLLVLAAPVTLALRALPPRGARRLARLLRTPPARWLTDPLVAVPLNAAGLWLLYGTGLHTALAGRPALTTLVWAHLLVSGYLATASVLAVDPAPHRRPVAVRAVALAGGAAAHDVLAKVLYAHPPAGTVGAEAGARLMYDGGTVLTLVTAALLWRRWYVSRDAVRAAARPA
- a CDS encoding DUF2243 domain-containing protein, yielding MADAHARPPARRRLLVSGLLLGLGTAGAVDEIVFHQLLHWHHFYDRASGAAGLVSDGLLHAGTFSAAVAGMALLADARRRGRFVPALWWGAVLTGAGAFQVWDGLVHHKLLRLHQVRYGVDLTGYDVGWIVPGVLLLAAGVALLLRARARPVAVT
- a CDS encoding LysE family translocator, with protein sequence MDGAGYGTFVVLAVVLVLVPGPDFAVVVRNTLAGGRGRGAWSAVGITVSNVVQGTAAATGLAAVVVRVEPLFAAVRWLGVGYLAHLAVQAFRSAARGQYPALDGGGTVSGPRARTGLRQGFLSNITNPKVLAFYLAVLPQFLGPGTAVPVLLAYASTHAVVGLVYLLLLVAVLHRARRVLARRPVRRALDAFTGCALLAFGVRLAADR
- a CDS encoding DMT family transporter, translated to MSRRGWVLFLAMSVLWGVPYLLIKVAVEETSPVVVVFTRCVVGAALLLPWTLARGQVRPALRHWRALLLFTVLEMTGPWMLLSYAEDTLSSSLTGLLVASVPFVAALAARLVGDEERLTPVRLAGMGLGVAGIVALLGFDVEGVALLPVLAVVLVVVGYGTAPLVASRALGEVPGVAVSAIALVVTAVVYAPFALPRIGQVTAAPVRAQASLAALGVVCTALALVLFFALIREVGPQRALVITFVNPAVAVLAGVLLLDEPFTLGLAVGLPLVLLGCVLATRRNAPAAVDTAVP